Part of the Candidatus Aminicenantes bacterium genome, ACCACTGTACTGATCGCGTTCGGGTTGACCGTGGTTGCCGGCTTGTCCACCGGAATCGGCAGCGCCATGGCCCTGCTGTGCAAACGCACCAACACCCGCTTTCTCTCCGCCGCCCTGGGCTTTTCCGCCGGCGTCATGATCTACGTCTCGTTTGTGGAGATCCTGGGCAAAGCCAGAGAAAGCCTGATCGAAATCTGGGGAGTCCGCACCGGAAACTGGCTGACCCTGGCCGCCTTCTTTTCCGGCATTCTCTTGATCGCC contains:
- a CDS encoding zinc transporter ZupT; protein product: MESTTVLIAFGLTVVAGLSTGIGSAMALLCKRTNTRFLSAALGFSAGVMIYVSFVEILGKARESLIEIWGVRTGNWLTLAAFFSGILLIAVIDRLVPNVENPHEVHRVEEIKTDSPKRREDPRLMRMGLMTALAIAIHNFPEGIATFTSALSD